The genomic DNA AACGACTGGACGACCGTCATCTCCCACCGTTCCGGTGAAACGGAAGATACGACGATTGCCGACCTCGCAGTCGCCCTGGGGGCTGGCCAGATTAAAACCGGCGCTCCGTCCAGAGGTGAGCGCACCTGCAAGTACAATCGGCTGTTGGCTATTGAGGCGGAACTGGGAACTGAGGCCCGTTTTGCAGGCAAATCCGCCTTTAAACATCTCAAATGAGACTGATTGGCATTACAACTACCGTACCGGTGGAAGTAATCCTGGCAGCCGGGGCGGTGCCGGTTGACCTCAATAACCTGTTCATCAGCGCAGCGGAGCCCCAAAAGCTAATCGCCCTGGCTGAAAACGACGGCTTTCCACTTAATACCTGCGCCTGGATTAAGGGTATATACGGGGCGGTACTGGAAAAAGGCATCCGCGAGGTTATTTGCGTCACCGGCGGAGACTGTTCCAATACCGTGATGCTCATGGAAGTATTGCGGCAGCGCGGCATCAAAGGCATCCCCTTCAATTACCCAAGCGAACCGGATCCGGCGGCCATGGCCGCTGCAATACAAAAACTGGCCGCTGATCTCGGTACGACAATGACCGGTGCCGAGGAACAACGCAGACGGTTATTGCCGCTGCGGTCATTATCGGCCAAGGCGGACCGGTTGACCTGGCAAGATAATGTCCTGTCCGGTCAGGAAAACCATGTCTGGCTGGTCTCAACGTCTGATTTCAACGGCGATCCGGACCGGTTTACCCGGGACCTGCAAAGTTTGGTTGACGAGGCCGGAACGCGACCACCGTATCCGGATGATGAGCTTCGGCTGGGTATCATCGGCGTACCGCCGGTATTTGCCGCCGGTCTGTATGACTTCCTGGAACGCCAGGGTGGTCGGGCGGTATTTAACGAAGTGCAGCGTCAGTTTTCCATGCCCTATCCGGCCGCCGACCTAGCTGAGCAGTACACGCTATACACCTATCCGTATGCCACGGAAATGCGGCTGACCGACATTAAAAAGGCGATTACTGAACGCCGGTTGGACGGCATAATTCATTATGTCCAGTCCTTTTGCCACCGAGCTATAGGTGATATACTGATGCGGCACGAAATAGACCTCCCCATACTCACTATTGAGGGTAACACCGACCTTGGTATCAGCCAACACCTGAAAACCCGTCTGGAAGCATTTCTGGACATGTTAAGATTCAAAAAACAAATTTAAGGAGAAATGATGGTTACGAGAATCGGCATCAACGGTTTTGGACGTATCGGCAGACTTGCGTTGCGTTCCATGCGGAAATATCACCCGAGTGAATTGGAAGTTGTGGCCATCAACGACCTCGCCGATACCGCCGCCAACGCTCATTTATTGAAATATGACACCTCTTACGGCCCTTTTGATGGGACGGTAACTGCGGGGCAGAACGATATAATTGTTGACGGCAGCACTATCCGAGCCTTTTCCGAAAAAGACCCGGCCAAAATCCCCTGGCGGAATTACGACGTTGATATCGTCATTGAATCCACCGGCCGATTTTCCGACCGTGACAAGGCCGCCGGGCACCTGGAAGGCGGCGCGAAGAGTGTCATCATCTCCACGACCTCAGGCTCGGCCGATATTACGGTAGTCATGGGCGTCAATCATCAGGATTATGACCCCCACCGCCATCAGATTATTTCCAACGCTTCCTGCACCACCAATTGCGTCACACCGCTGGTGAAAGTTATCTTTGATAAATTCGGCATTGAAAAGGCTTTGATTAACACCGTCCATGCCTATACCAACGACCAGAGCCTGCTGGATATTTACCACAAGGATTTGCGCCGGGCCCGGGCCGCCGCGCTGAACATCATCCCCACCACTACCGGTGCGGCTAAGGCCGTGGCTCAGGTGATACCGGAACTGAAAGGTTTAATCCACGGTATTTCGTTACGGGTTCCGGTGGGTAGTGTTTCTATCGCCGATGTCACCGCCATCGTCGGCCGGGATGTGAGCGCCGAGGATATCAATCAGGCTCTCCAATCCGCCGCTGAAGGGCAGCTCAAAGATATTTTAGCCTACTGTGACGAACCACTGGTCAGCTCAGACTTCAAGGGTAATCCGGCCAGTTGCATCATTGACGCCGCTTCAACGATGGTCATGAGCGGCAACATGGTCAAAATCCTGGGCTGGTACGATAACGAATGGGGTTATGCCACTCGTTTGGGTGATCTGGCCGCCTACATGGGTGCTAAATCCGGATGATGGTCGCCGGGCTGTTTTAATAAAATAGTAATAACGTAGTGGTTGACATCACTAATGGAGGCACATACAATGACACTTAACAATAACAGGAGGCACTCATGAAGCTAATAGTTGTCGGGTTAGGCCAGGCCGGAAGCCGGATTGCCGATGAATTTGCCCGGATCAATAAACGCGCCAAAAGCCAGCGGAATATTGAGATTTGCCCGGGTATTTTCGCCGTTAACACTGATGCGGCGGATCTCACCGGTTTAACCACCATTGAACCTGATTATCAACACCGGATACTGATCGGCGGCCGCAAGACCGGCGGCCACGGCGTTGGTAAAATCAACGAACTGGGTGCTGAAGTAGCCCGGGCGGATGCCGATAAGGTCATTGACGCCTTGCGCAGCGCACGGCACTTTTATGAAGCCGACGCCTTCCTGCTGGCGGCCAGCTCCGCCGGCGGTACCGGATCCGGCTCCATCCCCATTATTGCTCAGCGTATCAAGGAACGGTATCCTGAAAAGCCACTCTATACCTTGCTGGCTTTACCCTTTGAACATGAACGCGAAACTGAAGAGCGCGCTTCCTACAATTCTGCAGTATGTCTGAAATCCGTATATGGCATTTCCGATTGCGTTTTTCTGATTGATAATCAACGTTATGTGATGAAAGACTCATCGCTGGGCAACAACATTTCCCGCATCAACGAAATGATTGTGGAACCGTTCTACGACCTGCTGTGTGCCGGCGAGGAAAAGAATCCGCGGTTTATCGGCGCGAAAACGCTGGATGCCGGAGATATTATCCAGACCCTGTCCGGTTGGTCGGTCTACGGCTGGGGACATGCCGACCTGAATAAATCCTTTAACCCGTTTGAGCGCAGCAACGATTTCCGCAAGAAAACTTCAGAGACTCACAAGGGTATCCAGGCCATGGATGAAGCGATCAGTGAGATGTCACTGCGCGTCAATCCCAAGGATGCCGGACGGGCTATCTACCTGGTAACCGCTCCCGCTAAAGAGATGAATATGGACATGATGCGGGAACTCAATGAATGGATGAGAGAATTATGTCCTAATGCCATCATCCGCAACGGTGATTACCCGCGAGGCACCAGCCGCATTTCGGTCAATGTCATTCTGTCCGAATTGTCAGATGTTGAAAAGGTGCGCAATTTCTACTCAGACTCTATTGATCTCATCCCGGTAATCAAGCAGCGGCAGGTAGAACTGCGCAACAAGCTTGATGACATTGATGATATGAGTAAAGACATTCCTTCATTACTTGAAGAATAATTGCCGGTATAAGAAAAAAGCCCCAGGCTAAACACCTGGGGCTTTTTTTCTTTGCCAGCCGCAAACGGTTAATATACAATGCAGTTATGTTCTTGGTGAAGTTCAAAAACCCGCTGTTGCTGATATCAGGAGTTCTGTTGCTTACTCTCACCGTATCATCTGCAGCGGGATTATTTCCCCTAAACCTGTCGGCCGAAGATTCGCCAGCAGCCATCGCGGCTGCAACAATCCCACCAGCTCAAGACCAGCCACAAGGCATCGTTGAATTTATTGACGGCGTTGACCTTCAAATCCCTCCTAACTGGTGGGTGAACATGATAGCCGCCGCCGGCGGCGTCCTGATAGCTTACGGTGTTTATTTTCTCAGGTTAAGAGCCGTCGCGCGGCAACGTAAGATTCTGGAAGATGAGGTGGCCGAAAGAACGGCGGCGTTAAAAATTCTGAATCAGGAACTGGACCGGGAAATCCAGCGCCGGGCGGAATTCAACCGGGCTTTGGTGCATGAACTGAAAACGCCCCTGACGGCCATACTAGCCTCGGCTGAACTGTTTGTTGAAGAATTAAAAGGTGATCCGCACCTGGGGTTGGCTAAAAACATCTATCAGGCGGCCAGGAACCTGGATCGGCGCACTGATGAACTGCTGGACGTCAGCCGCGGGGAAATTGGCATTCTGGCAGTCAATCCTAAAACGGAGCGGATACAGCCGTTGTTACTGCAAACCGTAGATACCTTGAAACCGGCCGCTGCGCGCAAGCACCATTCACTCTCCATAGACATTGTCGGGGATTTGCCCGCTGTCGCCATTGATGAGGAACGACTGCGCCAGGTGTTATATAATTATCTGGCGAACGCCATCAAATACACCCCTGAAGGTGGTAATATCCAGCTTAAGGCCTATCGGGTATATGATGAACTCAGGGTGGAAGTGACAGACGACGGCCCAGGGATTTCCAAAGAAGACCAGCAACTGTTGTTTGAACCTTATTACCAGGTACCCCGCAATGGCGGGGAGCGGCTGGGAGGCCTCGGTTTGGGCTTGTCGTTGTCCAAGATGATCGTGGGATTGCACGGCGGTCGGGTGTGGGTGGAAAGCAAACCCGATGAAGGTTCCACCTTCGGCTTTGCCATTCCGGTTGCGTTGTACAAAGGAGAGAATACAACATGAGAGCATTGATGATTGAGGATGATCCCCAGATCGTTGATTCTGTAGGCTGGGCTTTTCGTATGCGGTGGCCTGATATGGAATTCCTGTCCACAGACTCCGGTAATCAGGGCGTCACCATGGCCCGGGAACAACGCCCTGACATCATCATTCTGGACCTGGGATTGCCGGATATCAGTGGATTTGATGCCCTGAAGGGTATCAGGAAATTCTCGGATACACCTATTATCGTGCTAACCGCCCGAAAGGAAGAGTTTGACATCGTCAAAGGTTTGGAGGCCGGGGCCGATGATTATCTGGTCAAGCCTTTCCGTCAGATGGAGCTTCTATCCCGCATCAAGGCCCTGTTACGGCGAACTTCAACCCACAGCCCGGAGTCAGCTTTATCTGCCGGTAATATAAGATTGTCCCCGGCAACCGGCATTCTCCACATTGGTGAGCGGGAGATTTCGCTGACCCGCACTGAGGAAATCATCATGAGTAAATTAATGCAGCACCAGGGTGATGTCGTGACCTATGCCACGCTGGCGGAAGCACTGTGGAACGATTATTACCCTGATTGTGTCGCTGCCTTGAGGGTTTATATTCGTCAACTGCGGCAAAAGACAGAAGAGGATATCAACAATCCTAAAATCATCTTAAACAAACATGGCGTGGGGTATATTTTGTTCACGCCGGGTTCCAGGTCCGCGACGGCTTCCGGATAACGGCTCTAAAATTATCGTTTACAATTGCGGGTTCTTCTGCTATATATACATTTTGAGAGGTTTCATTTGGCCATAGCCAGTCTTATCATAGGTGTCATCAGTATAATCGCGATGCTGATTGCTTTTTTGCCCTTTCTGGGGTTTCTGCACTGGTTTGTGGTTCCCCTATCGGTTATCGGATTTTTCCTCGGTTTAACCGCCCGGAGTCACAATCGCACCAGCACCATTGCCATTTTTGGAATGGTTTTTTGTGGAATTGCCCTGATCCTGGGTACCATAAAATTAGCGGGGTTTGCGGATATTCTGGTCTAAATCAGAAATCCACCAACCTGACGGGAGGTATTTAATGAGTAATCCCGAAACCGGCAGCCCGGGCGGCGAAAGTGATTCCCTGTCCATTGGTAAGCTTCGGAAGGTAAAGGTGTTGATTTATACCACTAACGGCATTTTTTCCGGGATCACGATGTGCCAACCTCAACAACGCCTGCTTGATGCACTTAACAAGGGGTTTTATTCCTCCAGAATGCAAGCCTTCGCCGATTTCCTGCCGTTATCAGAGGTGATGTTTTTCAACTCGCTCAACGAATCCCGAAGCATGGAAACCGCCTATATCCGCAAAAACAATATCCTGTTTGTGGGAGAGCAATTTGCCGCTTCCGGTACTCCTCAAACCAACGTGTACCCGATGCGCCGAAAAAAACCTCTTGAAGCAGTCATTAACCTGCCGCAATTATCTCTGACCGGCAATATGCACTCTGAAATGTGGGAAGAGCTACAGGAAGCGCTAAACCGTACTGACCAGTTCATTCCGGTTACTGATGTGGGTTTTAATCCGCCCTTGCCGAATGGCATCGACCGGCTGGATTTTGTCGCCGTCAACAAAGATCACATCATTTACGTCGGAAAATAGTATTTCCGAAAATCCCAGCGGTTGGATTAAGGTTTCAATTCCAACTTGATATTAAGATAGTTCAGCAGGTCAGCGCGCGAGACCAAACCCAAAAACGCTCCGTTATCCAAGACAGGGAGTTGATTGTATCCCGTTTCATGCATAATCTCCATTACCAACGTCAAGTCATCTCCCCTTTTCAAGGTTCTTAAAGAGGCGGCGGGCGTGATGATGCTGGAAATTTTCTCGCTGTCCCATCGCTTCCGGTCAAGGTGTTTCAAATCGCTCAGTGTCAGCATCCCCAAAAAGTACCCGTCGCCGATAACCGGCAAGGCACGTTGACTGTGGCGCAGCATCAGCGCCATGGCCTGTTCAACACTTAAATCCGGGCCCGCAGTAATAATGGCGGCGTTCATGACCGTCCCTACGCTTGTGCCGGAAAGAGACTCCGAGACCACCGACTTTTGATAGCTGGCTGAAGCAGCTGAGGCCAGAAACCAGCCGATAAGGGCCAGCCACAGACCACTGATGCCAACGATAAAGGCCAATGCAATACCACCGAAAATGAACATGTAGGCTATAGCCTGACCGGCACCTGCTGCAATACGAGTGGCTTTCGTTTCGTCCCTGGTAAGTTTCCAGACGGCCGCGCGAAAAACCCGACCGCCGTCGAGAGGAAAACCCGGCAACATATTGAATACACCCAAAATCAAATTGACCTGGGCGAGATAAATCAACACCGCTGAAAGAGCGTTGGTTGCCTGTCCAAGGCTGAAGAACGCCGTGAAAAAGACGGCTGAAAGGCCGAAACTAACCAGCGGGCCGGCCACGGCCATGCGGAATTCAGCGCCGGGAGATGCCGCCTCTCTGGAAATGTTGGAAGCACCGCCGAAAATGAATAGAGTGATATTTTTAACCGGAATTCCATTGCGTTGAGCAACAATGGAATGACCAAGTTCATGGGCCAAAACGGCCAAAAACAAACTCAAACTGGAGATGGCACCCAATATCCAGTATACAAGCGCCGTCTGACCGGCCAGAACACCATCTTGCGGGAAATAGCCTACCGCCAGCGACCAGGTGAGAAACACAAATATGAACAACCAGGATATATGAATCCCGATTTCAATGCCGAATAACCGCCCCAGAACCAGAGAAGCTTTCACCGGTTAACCCCTAACCCGGCCTATTCAATGGCCTCGATGCAGTATTTAATAACACAAGCAGGTGCGACTACCTCTATGGTATCCCCCACCGAACAGCCCATTACGGCGCGACCGATAGGTGAGACGGGAGAGACACAGCCTTTTCTGACATTCACTTCCCGGGGAATAACGAGTTTATAAGTGCTTACCGTGCCACACGACAAGTTTTTAACCACTACGCTACGGCCGAGCTCCACTCTGGAGCTTCTCTTTTTATGTGCGCCGGCCACCGAAACAACGGCGTGCTTCAGCAGCATCTCCAGCTCGCTCACTTTACCGTCCAGCTTGGCCTTTTCTTCGCGGGCGGCATGGTATGGGGCGTTTTCTTTCAGGTCTTTGTCGGCAGCAGCACGCTTAATTTCTTCTAAAATATTCACCCGTTTTTCTTTTAAAACTGCTAACTCCGCTTCCATCTGGGCTTTTTGCTCCGGTGTCAGCTCCAAACCGGTAGACTGATTTTGCTTTTTCGCCGTTGCCTTAGCCAGAGTCTTGGATTTTACGCGTTTGCCCTTAAGATGGGAAGAAAGACCTTTGTCAATTATCCCGGCTTTTGAGATTGAATTCAGAAACTCCCGGACTGCTTTGACTCTTTCGGCACCATCAGGGCTTGCCGGTTGTCCATCTGCATACTCCGCCAGACGATGGGGTGACAAACTGTCAGGTTTATGACTGACACCGTACCATCTGACAAAATTCATTACGGACTGAGACACCGCCTCACGCTTGGCATTGGACAACGCCGTCAGATAGGTGGCGGCTGCTTCACCCAGATTGGCCGGGTTAGTATTGATACCAGAACTCATAAATACGTTACTCCACACTCTCTCATTGTTTTATTACCGAATTGAACACCTTTATTATCGCACATTCACACAGATGATTTAAGTGGCGTCGCCAGCGCCTTGATTATCAGCGTGACGGTTCACCAGATTCACCAGGTCATCTAAAAACACAAAGCCAACCGGATCCGATTGACCACCTGCCACCGCGATGTCGCTACCGGTTTCATTCATTCTTTGCACTACCTCCAGCAGGTTATCCCCGGTTTCTACGGCAATGGTCTGATCCAGTGGTATCACCAAATCCGCAACCGTGGTTTCAGGCAACGTAGCATCTTTTGCTTCAAACCACACTATGCCGGTGATTTCCCCAATTTCCGGAATCACAAAACAATGCCTATCAGGGTATTTATCATGCAGATATTTTAAACTGGTATCCCTGGATATTCTGGGACAGTCTCTTCTGATTACGTCGGCTACGGTATGTTTTTTCAGCCATATTTGGAGTTCAAACTGTTTCAAGCTGGTCCGAGCCGTGCTTTCCAGGTACCAGCCCAATAAAACCAGCCATATCCCGGCCAGCCAATCACGATGGACAATAACAAAGTAAAGTCCTGAAACACCGACCAGAACGCCGACAATTCGTCCAAATAGTATTGCGCCCCGGGTAGCCCCCGGGTAATCGTCGCGGACATGCCACCAGATACCTCTGAGCACCCGGCCGCCGTCAAGGGGAAAACCCGGCAGTAAGTTAAACACGGCGACGATTAAGTTAATCTGGGCCAGCCATAACGCAACGGCCGCGATTGCCAGTACCTGAGAAATATAAAAATCATAGACTATCCAGAACAGTGCGGCAAGGAGAAAACTGGCCAACGGTCCGGCAATAGCCATCTTTATTTCGGCTCCAGGCGACGCCGGTTCGCGATCCATCTGGGCAGCGCCACCAAACAAATAGAGGGTGATTGACCTGACGGGGATGCCGTTGGCGCGCCCAATCAGGCTGTGGGCAGTTTCGTGAACCAGAATTGAAAGGAAAAAAAGTAGTGAGGTGACAATGCTCATTATCCAGTGTGTTGACCGCGTCTCACCGGGAACAGCATAGGGGAACACCTGCCAGACCAGAAACACGGTAATCAGTGCGAATATAAAAACCCAGGAATAATGCACCCGGAACTGGATGTTAAACACCCTGCCAATGTTGATACCGCTATCCAATCAAACGCACTTTCAAAACCGGCAAGTTTAACATCTGGCGGTTTTAATACCCAGATATCTTTCGGCCATTTCCATGGCGCAAAACTCGCCACACATAGCGCAGGCATCGCCTGCGGTTTTGTGAAGGGCATGGCGCTGTATTGAAAGTTCGGGATCAATGGAAAGCCGTGCCTGCTCTTCCCAGTCCAGTCGCTTGCGGGCTTCAGCCATTTTTTGATCCCAATCAGCGGCCCCAACCACACCCTTGGCGATATCAGCCGCGTGACCGGCAATTCTGGAGGCAATAACGCCATTTTTCACATCATCAAGATCCGGCAGTGACAAATGCTCCGCCGGAGTGACATAGCACAAGAAATCGGCACCGTACATGGCGGCCATGGCTCCGCCGATGGCGGCAGTGATATGATCATAACCCGGTGCAATATCGGTAACCAGAGGTCCGAGCACATAGAATGGGGCTCCCCGACACACCGATTTTTGCAATTCAATATTTGTCTGAATCCGATTAATAGGTACGTGTCCCGGGCCTTCCACCATCACCTGAACCTCAGCCTGTCTGGCGCGGTCAACCAGTTCACCCAGCACGAGCAATTCCTCAATTTGAGCCCGGTCAGTGGCGTCAGCCAGGCAACCCGGCCTGAGTCCGTCACCCAGACTTAAGGTAACATCATACTCCCGGCAAATATCCAACAACCGGTCGTACTGCTCATACAAGGGATTCTCCCGGTCATGGTAAACCATCCAGCCGGCCAGCAACGCTCCGCCCCGGGAAACAATATCTACCACCCGGCCCTGCTTCTTCATGGTATCCACGACGCTGCGGGTAACACCGCAGTGTACGGTGATGAAATCAACACCTTCCCGGGCATGCCGGTCAATTACACCGAACAGATCATCCGCGGTCATCTCCACAATGGAACCTTTAGACTGCCTGGCCATCACCCCGGCTTCATAAATCGGCACGGTACCAAGAGCCACGGTACATTTCTCAAGAATCCGGCTTCTGATGGCCGGCAAGTCACCACCGGTGGATAAATCCATAACCGCGTCGGCTCCGACCGTTTGGGCGATATCAAGCTTGGCCATTTCCAAATCAATATCAACCAGATCCGAAGAAGTGCCGATATTGGCGTTCACCTTGGTACGCAGTCCCCGGCCAATCCCGCACGCTTTCAAATTCAGATGGTTGATATTGGCGGGAATAACAATCGTCCCATCAATCAAACCTGAGGCTATCTGGTCAACGGGCAGGTTTTCTGTTTCAGCGACTATTTTGACTTGGTCAGTAATAATACCCTGAGCGGCTTTTTGTATCTGCGTTGTCATCAAGAATTCCAGAAATTTATTTTTGAATAAAACGGCCTATGCCTTTTCGCCTCAGCCAAACGAAACGCAAGGCCGAAACGAACGTTGCAAGGTGGGTAATTACAGATTACCCGACGCCTAAGCATAGCACAACCGTATATACCGCAACAAAATGCTATAATCTTAAAGTGACTGATAAAATGGCACTTTTACACTGGGAAGCCGATTCCCTGGGCATTAACCTCAGCGATGATCAGCTAACCAAGTTTGAAACATATTACGCCCGTCTGGTGGCTTGGAACAAGCGGTGCAATTTGACATCGGTCACCGATTATGAAGCCATTCAAACCCGCCATTTTCTGGATTCTCTCAGCATAATTCTGGCAGATGGCGACTTGAATCATAAAACAATAATTGATGTCGGTGCAGGGGCCGGTTTTCCCGGTCTGCCATTGAAGATCGTGTTTCCGGATATGTGTCTGACATTGCTTGAAGCCACCGGTAAAAAGACTGAATTTCTGTCTCATTTATGTGATGAATTAGATTTAAAAAGTGTAACCGTCATTAACGACCGCGCCGAAAATGTGGCTCATAACGCCGGGCATCGCGAAAAGTATGACCTTTCAGTATCCCGCGCCGTAGCCTCTTTGGA from Dehalogenimonas sp. W includes the following:
- the rsmG gene encoding 16S rRNA (guanine(527)-N(7))-methyltransferase RsmG; translated protein: MALLHWEADSLGINLSDDQLTKFETYYARLVAWNKRCNLTSVTDYEAIQTRHFLDSLSIILADGDLNHKTIIDVGAGAGFPGLPLKIVFPDMCLTLLEATGKKTEFLSHLCDELDLKSVTVINDRAENVAHNAGHREKYDLSVSRAVASLDTLCELCLPFCRTGGNFIAMKRQADLELTSADQAMSVLGGQLRQRIAVKSNALPDGSELLVIEKTKSTPSGFPRRNGIPGKRPL
- a CDS encoding tubulin/FtsZ family protein, with the translated sequence MKLIVVGLGQAGSRIADEFARINKRAKSQRNIEICPGIFAVNTDAADLTGLTTIEPDYQHRILIGGRKTGGHGVGKINELGAEVARADADKVIDALRSARHFYEADAFLLAASSAGGTGSGSIPIIAQRIKERYPEKPLYTLLALPFEHERETEERASYNSAVCLKSVYGISDCVFLIDNQRYVMKDSSLGNNISRINEMIVEPFYDLLCAGEEKNPRFIGAKTLDAGDIIQTLSGWSVYGWGHADLNKSFNPFERSNDFRKKTSETHKGIQAMDEAISEMSLRVNPKDAGRAIYLVTAPAKEMNMDMMRELNEWMRELCPNAIIRNGDYPRGTSRISVNVILSELSDVEKVRNFYSDSIDLIPVIKQRQVELRNKLDDIDDMSKDIPSLLEE
- a CDS encoding HAMP domain-containing sensor histidine kinase; its protein translation is MLTLTVSSAAGLFPLNLSAEDSPAAIAAATIPPAQDQPQGIVEFIDGVDLQIPPNWWVNMIAAAGGVLIAYGVYFLRLRAVARQRKILEDEVAERTAALKILNQELDREIQRRAEFNRALVHELKTPLTAILASAELFVEELKGDPHLGLAKNIYQAARNLDRRTDELLDVSRGEIGILAVNPKTERIQPLLLQTVDTLKPAAARKHHSLSIDIVGDLPAVAIDEERLRQVLYNYLANAIKYTPEGGNIQLKAYRVYDELRVEVTDDGPGISKEDQQLLFEPYYQVPRNGGERLGGLGLGLSLSKMIVGLHGGRVWVESKPDEGSTFGFAIPVALYKGENTT
- a CDS encoding site-2 protease family protein, whose protein sequence is MDSGINIGRVFNIQFRVHYSWVFIFALITVFLVWQVFPYAVPGETRSTHWIMSIVTSLLFFLSILVHETAHSLIGRANGIPVRSITLYLFGGAAQMDREPASPGAEIKMAIAGPLASFLLAALFWIVYDFYISQVLAIAAVALWLAQINLIVAVFNLLPGFPLDGGRVLRGIWWHVRDDYPGATRGAILFGRIVGVLVGVSGLYFVIVHRDWLAGIWLVLLGWYLESTARTSLKQFELQIWLKKHTVADVIRRDCPRISRDTSLKYLHDKYPDRHCFVIPEIGEITGIVWFEAKDATLPETTVADLVIPLDQTIAVETGDNLLEVVQRMNETGSDIAVAGGQSDPVGFVFLDDLVNLVNRHADNQGAGDAT
- a CDS encoding response regulator transcription factor encodes the protein MRALMIEDDPQIVDSVGWAFRMRWPDMEFLSTDSGNQGVTMAREQRPDIIILDLGLPDISGFDALKGIRKFSDTPIIVLTARKEEFDIVKGLEAGADDYLVKPFRQMELLSRIKALLRRTSTHSPESALSAGNIRLSPATGILHIGEREISLTRTEEIIMSKLMQHQGDVVTYATLAEALWNDYYPDCVAALRVYIRQLRQKTEEDINNPKIILNKHGVGYILFTPGSRSATASG
- a CDS encoding GreA/GreB family elongation factor — protein: MSSGINTNPANLGEAAATYLTALSNAKREAVSQSVMNFVRWYGVSHKPDSLSPHRLAEYADGQPASPDGAERVKAVREFLNSISKAGIIDKGLSSHLKGKRVKSKTLAKATAKKQNQSTGLELTPEQKAQMEAELAVLKEKRVNILEEIKRAAADKDLKENAPYHAAREEKAKLDGKVSELEMLLKHAVVSVAGAHKKRSSRVELGRSVVVKNLSCGTVSTYKLVIPREVNVRKGCVSPVSPIGRAVMGCSVGDTIEVVAPACVIKYCIEAIE
- the gap gene encoding type I glyceraldehyde-3-phosphate dehydrogenase; translated protein: MVTRIGINGFGRIGRLALRSMRKYHPSELEVVAINDLADTAANAHLLKYDTSYGPFDGTVTAGQNDIIVDGSTIRAFSEKDPAKIPWRNYDVDIVIESTGRFSDRDKAAGHLEGGAKSVIISTTSGSADITVVMGVNHQDYDPHRHQIISNASCTTNCVTPLVKVIFDKFGIEKALINTVHAYTNDQSLLDIYHKDLRRARAAALNIIPTTTGAAKAVAQVIPELKGLIHGISLRVPVGSVSIADVTAIVGRDVSAEDINQALQSAAEGQLKDILAYCDEPLVSSDFKGNPASCIIDAASTMVMSGNMVKILGWYDNEWGYATRLGDLAAYMGAKSG
- a CDS encoding site-2 protease family protein, with the protein product MKASLVLGRLFGIEIGIHISWLFIFVFLTWSLAVGYFPQDGVLAGQTALVYWILGAISSLSLFLAVLAHELGHSIVAQRNGIPVKNITLFIFGGASNISREAASPGAEFRMAVAGPLVSFGLSAVFFTAFFSLGQATNALSAVLIYLAQVNLILGVFNMLPGFPLDGGRVFRAAVWKLTRDETKATRIAAGAGQAIAYMFIFGGIALAFIVGISGLWLALIGWFLASAASASYQKSVVSESLSGTSVGTVMNAAIITAGPDLSVEQAMALMLRHSQRALPVIGDGYFLGMLTLSDLKHLDRKRWDSEKISSIITPAASLRTLKRGDDLTLVMEIMHETGYNQLPVLDNGAFLGLVSRADLLNYLNIKLELKP
- the thiC gene encoding phosphomethylpyrimidine synthase ThiC, translated to MTTQIQKAAQGIITDQVKIVAETENLPVDQIASGLIDGTIVIPANINHLNLKACGIGRGLRTKVNANIGTSSDLVDIDLEMAKLDIAQTVGADAVMDLSTGGDLPAIRSRILEKCTVALGTVPIYEAGVMARQSKGSIVEMTADDLFGVIDRHAREGVDFITVHCGVTRSVVDTMKKQGRVVDIVSRGGALLAGWMVYHDRENPLYEQYDRLLDICREYDVTLSLGDGLRPGCLADATDRAQIEELLVLGELVDRARQAEVQVMVEGPGHVPINRIQTNIELQKSVCRGAPFYVLGPLVTDIAPGYDHITAAIGGAMAAMYGADFLCYVTPAEHLSLPDLDDVKNGVIASRIAGHAADIAKGVVGAADWDQKMAEARKRLDWEEQARLSIDPELSIQRHALHKTAGDACAMCGEFCAMEMAERYLGIKTARC
- a CDS encoding 2-hydroxyacyl-CoA dehydratase, whose translation is MRLIGITTTVPVEVILAAGAVPVDLNNLFISAAEPQKLIALAENDGFPLNTCAWIKGIYGAVLEKGIREVICVTGGDCSNTVMLMEVLRQRGIKGIPFNYPSEPDPAAMAAAIQKLAADLGTTMTGAEEQRRRLLPLRSLSAKADRLTWQDNVLSGQENHVWLVSTSDFNGDPDRFTRDLQSLVDEAGTRPPYPDDELRLGIIGVPPVFAAGLYDFLERQGGRAVFNEVQRQFSMPYPAADLAEQYTLYTYPYATEMRLTDIKKAITERRLDGIIHYVQSFCHRAIGDILMRHEIDLPILTIEGNTDLGISQHLKTRLEAFLDMLRFKKQI